From the genome of Fibrobacter sp.:
CTCCTGACCCTTGAGGCGGCTTTCCGCTCGGAGGAGGCGGGTATCGAGATGAAGATCTTTGCCTATCTCCATCGCCTGTTTTCCGGACTGGACAAGAATTTTGCCCGCAATCCGGCGTCTAATGAAATGCTTCCGCTGTTCAAAATTGCGAGGGCGGTCCGCCGTGAAGCGGGCGATATGCTGGGCTTGGTTCGCTTTTCCAAGACTTCCGATGGAACCTATTTTTCTGAAATAGAGCCGAAGTACAATGTCCTCGACCTTATGGTGGGGCATTTCAGAGGGCGTTTTGCCGGTGAACGCTGGGCGATTTATGACTCGAAACGTAAATACGGAGTCTATTACGACGGTCATTCCGCCTCGGAAGTGTACATCCCGAATCTTGAGGCCATAACCGCCGAAACACCTCCCGACACCATCACCCAACTCTGGAAGGATTACTACAACGCTATTTCAATTAAGGAGCGGGAGAATCCGCGGTTACTACGCCGTTGCCTTCCGGTTCACTACTGGAAGCACCTTCCGGAACGCCAGTCTATTCGGCAAGCTATGTAGCTGTTGATGTAATCACTCCATTTATTCAGGCCAGAATCAAAAAAATTACGCACTCTTGTGCAAATAAT
Proteins encoded in this window:
- a CDS encoding TIGR03915 family putative DNA repair protein, which translates into the protein MSLCISYDSTFDGFLSVVFEIYRQRLEVGDIRPDREDAASAVDVFQQPFRIETSDESARRLRRAIVNVAGEDVLLTLEAAFRSEEAGIEMKIFAYLHRLFSGLDKNFARNPASNEMLPLFKIARAVRREAGDMLGLVRFSKTSDGTYFSEIEPKYNVLDLMVGHFRGRFAGERWAIYDSKRKYGVYYDGHSASEVYIPNLEAITAETPPDTITQLWKDYYNAISIKERENPRLLRRCLPVHYWKHLPERQSIRQAM